The following DNA comes from Cyanobacteriota bacterium.
CTGATCGATAACGGCTGTGAAATCTGGATGCGGGATAGTGGGTCGCAATACTAAACGCACGTTTAAGCCGTCATCAACTTGCTTCTCCGGCTCTGCGGGTGGATAGAAACTGACGATTAAGTCTGCCCAGCGGCGCTGAGGTCGAATAAACTCCTCTGAATCTGGCTCCCGCTTTTGCAGTTCCGCTAACACCTGCTCCTCTGTGTATCCACGCTTCATGGTATCGCGCTTTATTTTCCAGCGGGTACGCAGATCTTCTGGTGGTGCTAGATAAACTTTCACATCGTAGCAGTCTCTGGCGGCACGAGTAGCATAGCCCAATAGCCCTTCGATGATGACAAACTTGTTAGGCTTGACGTATTCTGGCGGTTCAAATGTACCTGTTTTGTGACTATAGACGGGTTTAAGAATCGGTTGACCTGTCCGCAGTAAGGACAGATGTTGCTGCATGATATCTAGGTAGTTACAGTCGGGGTGTAACGCTGTAATGCCCAGTTCTGCCCGTTGTTTACGATCGTAGCGGTGATAATCGTCAGTGCAGATCACTGTTACGTTATCTGATCCCAACACTTGAGCAATACCTCGTGTCAGCGTTGTTTTACCAGCCGCGCTATCGCCAACAATACCCAGTGTGATGGGGCGATGCACCATAACTCCTCCCAGTTGTAAGTATCAGATTAGTCAGCCACACCAAACAGC
Coding sequences within:
- a CDS encoding phosphoribulokinase, giving the protein MHRPITLGIVGDSAAGKTTLTRGIAQVLGSDNVTVICTDDYHRYDRKQRAELGITALHPDCNYLDIMQQHLSLLRTGQPILKPVYSHKTGTFEPPEYVKPNKFVIIEGLLGYATRAARDCYDVKVYLAPPEDLRTRWKIKRDTMKRGYTEEQVLAELQKREPDSEEFIRPQRRWADLIVSFYPPAEPEKQVDDGLNVRLVLRPTIPHPDFTAVIDQTTTDGKSAIRLGLDRDMGKPVDVLEIDSGTTEDQVLQLEHFICSDLPNLIGFCSREANPELGKLTGTTGETLQSYPLALTQLLIAYHMLKATQSHLM